The Arachis duranensis cultivar V14167 chromosome 9, aradu.V14167.gnm2.J7QH, whole genome shotgun sequence genomic sequence AATTGAGAATTAAgatctatttaattaataaaaaaatataacattatttcttatttaataaataacttTTAAGAGTGagacatctttaaaaaaaaattaaatttgagtaaatagataaaaatatataaaaaaagtttatgACAAACAAGAGTACAcactaaaaatttataaataccaaaaaatactctcaaaatttattttgatggaCAAAAATTTTATGCCTACAGTGAATATGTAAGACTTGAGGTATATTTTTGTCCAACGAAAATGATTTTTGAGGtgtattttgatatttataaaagaaatttgaagctaataatttttagtatatttggcTATTAATCCGTACAAATACTAaagttaacaaataaattttattaatttataatttaaaatttaaaaattatgaatacaaattattttatatttcgaatcaaatactaacaaaaaataataatatttactaatCACGTAACATTATtcatatatatgatttttgatGTGTATTTTATCCATCCAAACTCTGTCAGGTATAATTTTGTCATTTACTTATCAAAATTTGATGTGagatattgaaaagaaaataattaaaattacacAAAAATTGATGTGATGACAAATTCAACAAGTTGGTagtcattttaattatttccgATCAACCCACACACCTACAAACTGAAAAGGATGTCATTAATAAAATTCCCCCATTAAATTTCGATCCTCAACAATAGCCCCTCCTCTTAAATTTTGTTTGGAATAAAGTTTGTTGCAGCAAAAGCTATGCCTGAAAGCAACCTAATCTGCTTGTTTAGTTCGGTAACAGCAGGGTTAACGATGTTTTCACTGGCCAAACCTCTGTCGCAGGTGTCGGGACCATCGCTGGCGACCTTGGCATCATAATTTGCAGTCATGGGATCTTCCTTGATCTCGCCAAGGGCACTCTTGAAGGATCCAACGACGCCATCGTAGTCGAATCCGGCGCATTGTTCAAGCGCCGGGGACTTGGTCTTCTTTGCCAACTCCTTAAGGAATTTTTGTCCCTCCTTGCCCTTGCTTACGCCCAACTCAAGGATGGCTTGTGAGAGCTGAACAATGTTCTTTGCTGATAGCATCTTAGGGTTTGATCTCATGATGTCCATGCATTTTGCCCTTTCTGTTGCTGTAGCGTCACAAACTTTAATCACCAACTTCGATAAGTCCAAGGTTGCTGATTTTTCTTCGGCTTGTGCTACATTGGCGATGATGAGGATCAAGCCAAGGCTGAACCAGATGGAGGACTTTGTTGAGGAATTCATCTTCACAACGGTGTATGGAGAGAACCCTAATGCGAATTGGTTTTGATTTGATGGGGGGATGATGAATTCTAAGTCGTGTTAGGGGCTCTCTTTATAGTACATCGTCATTAATTATGAAACCCTAAAAATTTAGGGTAAGAGGATAACTAATTTTGGAAGTTTTCAACAAACAGAATAGATATATTATTAACTTATTTGTTGGGTTTTCCTAATTAAGTATAGAATCGTGTCATAATCTCATCACTTTTTGactgattcttcttctttttttaatattttgttttacaCATATCATGTCGACCATTTATTATGTCCGAAATTATTAATATGTACCACATTTTGaacaaaaaagaataatataatataaatattttagatgAGTAgagtattttttctttcaaataaatTGTGTTGTTTGGAATTTTTAATAGGAGTTTTAATTATGTGTTaataattgcatatttttttatttatttgcgaGAGTTTTATACATcatcacaaaaaatattgtaaagattttttaaaaacgAACCTTTACTAAAATTCtcacaaataaatataaattattactaGTTTAAGCATGGAATCATCATGCGTTCAATTTTCATTTTCCTTCtctaaaatgataaaaagaaaaattaacattgTGATAGACACTACTTTCTTACTGTAAGTACACTACAATTGAGATCTAATAAGGCTTAGAAAAAATATGAGAGAACAATGGATTTTTTTAACAAtctaaataataagttaaaaaaaagttcattttaattttaaaaattaaattttaaattaattagatataattctttttttttaatttgactttcaaGAATTACAtaataagataagaaaatattGCCTCCAACTCACATCCTTAAAGTATCAAGTTAAATGGATTTTTCAACTTATAAatttctcactttttttttactttttatgacGTAGGACTAATTTCATACACTTCCCATTAACATTACTATGGGTGAGTCTTCCAACatgaatatataatttcatTCATAAAGTCTTGAATTCGGTCTCTTATTTAGCTCATCATTCCAGCTAATCCTATGTTGATTAAATACTAATatatctgttcataccctgacccaatgacaaaggcccaggtccaaataaaaggcctagtccccaggattaagcctagctaaataccgaccttcacataagaagtcggtatcgaccacGACttactctaaagaagtcggacatGAGATTAGCTGGCGGATAAAcgctcattcaaatgagtaaccgcccctaaaatctctctaaccgcttcataaagccatatcttaacctccccaagataatgggacggttagcatcctaaagatacggcactactccaacggtggttattggctcaccactataaatacactgacatccctcaggtatctccaggcccaatactctctagacctgctaacacccttgctaacttaggcatcggagtgtctttgcaggtaccaccccccattcactcacgtacacaagtcggaaggaggctCCAGCGTGCAATCCAGCTCGGAGACCACCATTCGTGGACGATTGGGCCAACTAGCACCATCTATTCtactaatctccggttacccaccgtaacattggtgccgttgccggggacccgagagatcatccatcgatggcggacagatcccacgaagaaggccatgtggagacagattctgagcaagagaatctggacacagGCAATAACGATGCGGACCTCGCCCTCCACCAAGAAATTGACAATCAGCATAGAGAAGGCACCTCCGGAGTAAAAAATCCGAAGGTAAATTCCTCAGAAGGGCGCGAATCAGAAAAAGGAGGACCACCCCATGTAACTGAACTCATGGGGCTAGTCCACAGCCGCCTGGAACAGTTAGAACAAGAGCGGGAGCGGCAAAAAGAAACCGAGAAGtacctaaaagaggagatggaacggcgaaaagagttagaaagaaaactcttaaagcTAGAATCCTTNNNNNNagttagaaagaaaactcttaaagcTGGAATCCTCCCTCAAGAGTCGCAACTCCCGTGACGAACAAGAAGAGCCACCCTTAGGTGGGGAGGATCCCTttagcgaggacataatgagggctaaagttccgaggaacttcaaaagccctgatatggatCTCTATGATGGAACtacggatccaaagcatcatctgagcaatttcaaaagtcggatgtacctagctgATGCTTCCGACGCGACGCGATGCAAGACCTTCCCGACCACTttatcgaaagcagcgatgaagtggttcgatagcctccccCCGAGGTCGGTTACtagctttgaagacctctcaaggaagtttttgatgagATTCTCAATCCAGAAAGACAAGgtgaaacatgcaccgagcctcctgggaataaaacaggaggtcggagaatctTTACGAACCtatatggaaagattcaacaaagcatgtttggagatccaagacctgcccacagaggcagtcataatgggaCTAGTCAATGGACTTAGAGAAGGACCCTTCTCACaatccatatctaaaagacatcCCGTTTCTTTAAGTGATGTACAGGAAcgagctgaaaagtacatcaatatggaggaaaatgccaaattaagagacctgagttggcgacctggacCCTCTCCCTCAACtaaagagagggaaagggaagctaagaaaaaggaagaactcggtctcgagaggccaaggaaatatcactcttatactcccctaaaagtttctatagtggatgtatacagagagatcTGCAACACTGAAAGATTGCCGCCCCCCAGACccattaagaataaaaaaggggggagccgcagcgattactgtgagtaccataaaatatatggtcactccacaaacgactgctacgacctcaagaatgtgatagaaaagttggctagagaaggtcggcttgacagatatctcatagaaaggtcggacagtcatggaaagagaaagcgagatgatatggatagaagagacccacTACCGCAAACNNNNNNNNNNNNNNNNNNNNNNNNNNNNNNNNNNNNNNNNNNNNNNNNNNNNNNNNNNNNNNNNNNNNNNNNNNNNNNNNNNNNNNNNNNNNNNNNNNNNNNNNNNNNNNNNNNNNNNNNNNNNNNNNNNNNNNNNNNNNNNNNNNNNNNNNNNNNNNNNNNNNNNNNNNNNNNNNNNNNNNNNNNNNNNNNNNNNNNNNNNNNNNNNNNNNNNNNNNNNNNNNNNNNNNNNNNNNNNNNNNNNNNNNNNNNNNNNNNNNNNNNNNNNNNNNNNNNNNNNNNNNNNNNNNNNNNNNNNNNNNNNNNNNNNNNNNNNNNNNNNNNNNNNNNNNNNNNNNNNNNNNNNNNNNNNNNNNNNNNNNNNNNNNNNNNNNNNNNNNNNNNNNNNNNNNNNNNNNNNNNNNNNNNNNNNNNNNNNNNNNNNNNNNNNNNNNNNNNNNNNNNNNNNNNNNNNNNNNNNNNNNNNNNNNNNNNNNNNNNNNNNNNNNNNNNNNNNNNNNNNNNNNNNNNNNNNNNNNNNNNNNNNNNNNNNNNNNNNNNNNNNNNNNNNNNNNNNNNNNNNNNNNNNNNNNNNNNNNNNNNNNNNNNNNNNNNNNNNNNNNNNNNNNNNNNNNNNNNNNNNNNNNNNNNNNNNNNNNNNNNNNNNNNNNNNNNNNNNNNNNNNNNNNNNNNNNNNNNNNNNNNNNNNNNNNNNNNNNNNNNNNNNNNNNNNNNNNNNNNNNNNNNNNNNNNNNNNNNNNNNNNNNNNNNNNNNNNNNNNNNNNNNNNNNNNNNNNNNNNNNNNNNNNNNNNNNNNNNNNNNNNNNNNNNNNNNNNNNNNNNNNNNNNNNNNNNNNNNNNNNNNNNNNNNNNNNNNNNNNNNNNNNNNNNNNNNNNNNNNNNNNNNNNNNNNNNNNNNNNNNNNNNNNNNNNNNNNNNNNNNNNNNNNNNNNNNNNNNNNNNNNNNNNNNNNNNNNNNNNNNNNNNNNNNNNNNNNNNNNNNNNNNNNNNNNNNNNNNNNNNNNNNNNNNNNNNNNNNNNNNNNNNNNNNNNNNNNNNNNNNNNNNNNNNNNNNNNNNNNNNNNNNNNNNNNNNNNNNNNNNNNNNNNNNNNNNNNNNNNNNNNNNNNNNNNNNNNNNNNNNNNNNNNNNNNNNNNNNNNNNNNNNNNNNNNNNccacatatcaaaggttgatgaataaagtgttttccccTCACCTAGGgagcctaatggaagtatacgtcgacgacatgctagtgaaaaccaagaatgaagtcgacctcttatccgacctctcacaagtctttgacaccataaggctgcatgggatgagactaaatcccgcaaaatgcgccttcgcggtggaggcagaaaaatttctaggatttatgctaacacaaaaaGGGATTGAGGCCAACCCCGATAAAtgtagagccatcctagaaatgaaaagtccgacttgtttgagagaagtccagcagctcaatggccgacttgcagccctctccagatttttggcaggatcggcactaaaatcccttccactattttccttattaagaaagggacgccaattcgaatggactccggaatgcgaggaggcgttccaagagttcaaaaagtttttaagccaacctcctatcctAACCCGACCAGTACCNNNNNNNNNNNNNNNNNNNNNNNNNNNNNNNNNNNNNNNNNNNNNNNNNNNNNNNNNNNNNNNNNNNNNNNNNNNNNNNNNNNNNNNNNNNNNNNNNNNNNNNNNNNNNNNNNNNNNNNNNNNNNNNNNNNNNNNNNNNNNNNNNNNNNNNNNNNNNNNNNNNNNNNNNNNNNNNNNNNNNNNNNNNNNNNNNNNNNNNNNNNNNNNNNNNNNNNNNNNNNNNNNNNNNNNNNNNNNNNNNNNNNNNNNNNNNNNNNNNNNNNNNNNNNNNNNNNNNNNNNNNNNNNNNNNNNNNNNNNNNNNNNNNNNNNNNNNNNNNNNNNNNNNNNNNNNNNNNNNNNNNNNNNNNNNNNNNNNNNNNNNNNNNNNNNNNNNNNNNNNNNNNNNNNNNNNNNNNNNNNNNNNNNNNNNNNNNNNNNNNNNNNNNNNNNNNNNNNNNNNNNNNNNNNNNNNNNNNNNNNNNNNNNNNNNNNNNNNNNNNNNNNNNNNNNNNNNNNNNNNNNNNNNNNNNNNNNNNNNNNNNNNNNNNNNNNNNNNNNNNNNNNNNNNNNNNNNNNNNNNNNNNNNNNNNNNNNNNNNNNNNNNNNNNNNNNNNNNNNNNNNNNNNNNNNNNNNNNNNNNNNNNNNNNNNNNNNNNNNNNNNNNNNNNNNNNNNNNNNNNNNNNNNNNNNNNNNNNNNNNNNNNNNNNNNNNNNNNNNNNNNNNNNNNNNNNNNNNNNNNNNNNNNNNNNNNNNNNNNNNNNNNNNNNNNNNNNNNNNNNNNNNNNNNNNNNNNNNNNNNNNNNNNNNNNNNNNNNNNNNNNNNNNNNNNNNNNNNNNNNNNNNNNNNNNNNNNNNNNNNNNNNNNNNNNNNNNNNNNNNNNNNNNNNNNNNNNNNNNNNNNNNNNNNNNNNNNNNNNNNNNNNNNNNNNNNNNNNNNNNNNNNNNNNNNNNNNNNNNNNNNNNNNNNNNNNNNNNNNNNNNNNNNNNNNNNNNNNNNNNNNNNNNNNNNNNNNNNNNNNNNNNNNNNNNNNNNNNNNNNNNNNNNNNNNNNNNNNNNNNNNNNNNNNNNNNNNNNNNNNNNNNNNNNNNNNNNNNNNNNNNNNNNNNNNNNNNNNNNNNNNNNNNNNNNNNNNNNNNNNNNNNNNNNNNNNNNNNNNNNNNNNNNNNNNNNNNNNNgaggaagtacatagtgggatctgcggaaaccatctcggagcaaggtcactcgccaggaaagtaatccgagcagggttctattggccgaccttgcagaaagatgccacagaatttgtgaaaaaatgtcAACCGTGTCAGATGCACGCACatttccacgtggctccaccagaagagctcatcagtatcacttctccatggccttttgcaaaatggggaatggatttgttaggtccttttccccaagcgccaggacaagtcaaatacctgatcgtgggaatagattacttcacaaagtggatagaagcagagcCATTAGCTaccatcaccgctcaaagaagtcgccggttcctctacaaaaatatcatcacaagatatgggataccttattccattactacagacaacggaacccaattcaccgacgccACTTTCAGAAGCTTAGTAGccaatatgaaaattaaacatcagttcacctcggtggagcacccacaagccaatgggcaagccgaggcagccaacaaagtcatactggcagggctaAAGAGGAGATTACAAGAAGCAAAAGGAGCTTAGGCTGAAGAGCTTCCTCAAGTGCTATGGGCCTACAGGAcaaccccccaatccgccacgggagaaacacctttccgactagtgtatggcgtagaagccatgatacccatagaaatcaatgagcaaagcccaagggtaacTCTCCACGACGAGGTCGGAAACATACGGGGGCACAAAGAGGAactcgacttgctccccgaagtccgagaggatgcccagataagagaagcggcattaaaacaaaggatgactacaaggtacaacaaaaaagtcattcgaagaacatttgTCCCGGATGACTTGGTcttaatcagaaacgacattggagtcaacaaatcaggagaaggaaagctcgccgcaaactggaagggaccatacaaaatcaatgaagttttaggaaaaggttattataaaataaCCGACCTGAACGGCACTGAGTTACCAAgatcgtggcatgcttgtaatatgaaaaggtactacagttaaagcgaactctactccctgatgtactcttttcccaacttcatgattttttcccaaaagggttttttctggagaagggtttttaacgaggcatcatagtagaggctaagggaaaataggctatttaaacccttagtagcaagaaggtacctcctcaattaataaagatcttttcatctacaatatctcttataaagtccttttttatttttccaagtctttctacgaaacgcgccgacttaagctcgacaaaacgtgaaaatcccatgaactgACCTAGATGGTCATCAGGATAAAACGAcaaggtacaagtcggtgtaaagaggttatataagCCGATCGTAGACAAACTCGGAAACCACCCGACTCATAAGTCGGGACGAAACTCCGAGTAGGAAAGCTCGAAAACACTTCGACTCAAAAGTCGGAATGACGAACCGAGCAAGAGGaaaacgcatcgcaaaaataacctaaagtCGTAAAAACCCAATAAAACATGGGTGGGCGTAAGGAATAACAAAAAGAGATCGAAAAACCTAGGAAAAAGTTTATAAGGCTGCCTAAAAGTCCTTAAACAAAAAGGTTCGGAAAAACAGACGAACCAATAGGAAAGGTTCTCGGAAAAGATCAAGAggattttgaaaaatcaaaattagaaaagCATACACACataaggtaacttaaacccttatccaaaaaagggtatttattttgttaatttaaaaaacccTTATTCAAAAAGGGCATTTGCTGAAATATTTTGTTTgcggccttaaaaggccaaaaTCGTTCAAACCTCACCAAACAACatataaagagtttaaaaaagggggactcacaggccgagcccccatatagccataaaa encodes the following:
- the LOC107467748 gene encoding uncharacterized protein LOC107467748; translated protein: MNSSTKSSIWFSLGLILIIANVAQAEEKSATLDLSKLVIKVCDATATERAKCMDIMRSNPKMLSAKNIVQLSQAILELGVSKGKEGQKFLKELAKKTKSPALEQCAGFDYDGVVGSFKSALGEIKEDPMTANYDAKVASDGPDTCDRGLASENIVNPAVTELNKQIRLLSGIAFAATNFIPNKI